A single genomic interval of Malania oleifera isolate guangnan ecotype guangnan chromosome 11, ASM2987363v1, whole genome shotgun sequence harbors:
- the LOC131167523 gene encoding uncharacterized protein LOC131167523: MVIGNSKFDEYVEQLLLAWLQLLYFLLWILKAVSKMGTPVRSGNTRKPNETKRLLVTMFIGLVFGFFAGVSFPTLSIIKMNLPSTLFPSLDLTYREDKYSSLSSQTQLDAWSNLKGNRGTLTPVLKLNDAKIWVPTNPRGAERLAPGIIESESDLFLRRLWGRPKEDLTIKPQYLVTFTVGYDQRNNIDTALKKFSENFTILLFHYDGRTSEWDEFEWSKRAIHVSAPKQTKWWFAKRFLHPDIVAPYDYIFMWDEDLGVEHFDAEEYLKLVRKHKLEISQPGLEPDGYLTWQMTKKRDDGEVHKEAEEKDGWCTSPPIPPCVEFVEIMAAVFSRDAWRCVWYMIQNDLVHGWGLDFALRKCVEPAHEKIGVVDAQWIVHQGVPSLGNQGQAEKGKAAREGVRDRCKKEWAMFQNRLSNAEKAYYTSMKMGPPNTSLH, from the exons ATGGT CATTGgaaactccaaatttgatgagtATGTGGAGCAGCTGCTGCTTGCCTGGTTGCAGCTTCTATATTTTCTCTTGTGGATTTTGAAGGCAGTGAGTAAAATGGGAACCCCAGTACGCAG TGGAAATACAAGAAAACCAAACGAGACAAAGCGGCTTCTTGTAACAATGTTCATTGGACTTGTGTTTGGCTTCTTTGCAGGAGTATCATTTCCAACACTCTCAATTATTAAG ATGAATCTCCCATCCACCCTTTTTCCTTCCCTTGATCTCACGTACAGAGAGGACAAGTACTCAAGCCTATCAAGCCAAACACAGTTGGATGCCTGGTCTAATCTGAAGGGAAATAGAGGCACTCTAACTCCGGTTCTGAAATTAAATGATGCAAAG ATTTGGGTTCCAACAAATCCTCGAGGTGCTGAAAGACTAGCCCCAGGTATCATTGAATCTGAATCAGATTTATTCCTCCGCAGATTGTGGGGTCGACCCAAAGAG GATTTGACCATCAAACCCCAGTATCTTGTCACCTTTACTGTTGGTTATGATCAAAGAAACAATATAGACACTGCTCTTAAAAAG TTCTCAGAGAACTTTACCATTCTACTGTTCCATTATGATGGTCGAACAAGTGAATGGGATGAATTTGAATGGTCAAAGCGGGCTATTCATGTTAGTGCTCCAAAGCAAACTAAATG GTGGTTTGCCAAGCGCTTTTTGCATCCTGACATTGTGGCACCCTACGACTACATATTTATGTGGGATGAAGACCTAGGGGTGGAGCATTTCGATGCAGAGGA ATATTTAAAACTGGTTAGGAAGCACAAGTTAGAGATTTCTCAGCCTGGTTTAGAACCGGATGGATATTTAACATGGCAGATGACGAAGAAGAGAGATGATGGTGAAGTACACAA AGAAGCAGAGGAGAAAGATGGTTGGTGCACTTCTCCACCTATACCACCATGTGTAGA ATTTGTCGAAATCATGGCTGCCGTGTTTTCACGAGATGCTTGGCGTTGTGTTTGGTATATGATTCAG AACGACTTGGTTCATGGATGGGGTTTAGATTTTGCTCTTAGGAAATGCGTGGAG CCTGCTCATGAGAAAATAGGTGTTGTGGATGCTCAGTGGATTGTCCATCAGGGTGTTCCATCTCTTGGGAACCAG GGGCAAGCTGAAAAGGGGAAGGCAGCACGGGAGGGA GTGAGAGACAGGTGTAAAAAGGAATGGGCAATGTTCCAAAATAGGTTGTCTAATGCAGAAAAGGCTTACTATACATCAATGAAAATGGGTCCTCCCAATACCTCCCTTCATTAG